Below is a window of Scylla paramamosain isolate STU-SP2022 chromosome 39, ASM3559412v1, whole genome shotgun sequence DNA.
atgtCTCCCTTGATTTCATAACCAtgtaaaaatagataagaaataagGTTCCCAGATGGTTTATTGGATCACAGTTAGCATTGTCaggatgttattgttatttttatctctcaCCACAGATATTGGCAGTGTGGCTTTACTGATTAAAACATGTCTAGACCTCTTGTCATTCCATATAGTGTCAGTCTGTTATTGTATgccttcatcctttcattcattacGCCTCACTTGTTATTCTTTAAGCCTGGCCTGTTTACTGTATTGTTATTAATACTCTCATTTCTTTGTTCATTGAACCAGTTTGTTGACTGACTATATTGTGTGCTAGAATCTTATTGtgtatttcattaatattaattTTCAACTATATATCTTGCTGGAATTCTCATTCATTTCAGGCATGCAGTTCATTCATTACTCCTTCCATATGCGTCATTTGTTAACTCCTACCTTCCTTTTATCAGCACATCTGCCTGCCTAATTTTCTTCCCACAACTCTTTCGTTCACTTGTCTATTCTGAAATTTGTTTAGTGCATAACATGCCCtgtccatctcttcttctttcttttaattggTCACTTGTGGATTGTGTATCCCTTACTCATCACTCATTTACTAGTATGTGCCACAGCTCTTCACTTGGCCATTTCTGCTAGCTGTCACGTCTCATTCACTTGTCTCGTGTTGCAGCATCTCTCACTCgcccttctcattttctcacatcTCACTCACCTGTCTATGTGTTGCAGCATCTTTCATTTATCCCTCTCATTTCCACTTCCTGTAGCTCAACAAAATGGACAAGATGCTCACAGGCACTTCCAAGAAGAAGGTGCCGAACAAAGAGCGGGTCAGCAACCTCCCAAGGCCAAACTCGGACCTGGAGCTgaatgaaatggaggaggacCAGTACTACCTTGACAACCTGGCTGATGAGGAGGTACTATTTATACTACTGGGGAAACCCTAACCTGATATAAGCCTTAGTGATGGAAACAAaaatgttttacttattttatgttattttattttattttattttttacctgtgGAACACTTTTTTATGCTAtcaaaatagttattttttttctttttcatgcttttctcaTTCAAggttagtgtttttcacaatagTACTTAATTACCACTGcccttttgagagagagagagagagagagagagagagagagagagagagagagagagagagagagagagagttgggtttGGAATAGAAGAATTTTAGGTTGCATTGTAATCAGTCATCTTCTTTGTAAGCAAACTCATATTTCCTGAtggtttttcctttgtttgagTTAATTAGATTAGGAATGGAAAGTAGATTTGTCATTGTTATCAAATAATAATTTCccaacatttttcttgtttaattgGGAATTGAAAGGGAAAACTATGCCATGTTGTCATCTTCTGTGTTGGTATTATCAAAAGTTTCTTTCtcaatttattttgttttgtttcattgttaAATGCATCTgagatcatcattattattgtcattttttacTTAAGTTTACTGATATTAATGGGATGATTCCTTTTCAAATCTAAAGTTACTTGTGTCCAACTTATGTAAGGAGTGTAATCCTTTGTAGTAAGTTCAAAGACCAACTTCATGGAGATATAGAAATTCTGAAAAACATAATGGACAGGAATTCTGAATAATGTTAAATATTTAGTAGAATCTGATAGAATTCTTGTGATTCAGTGCCATGTTAGACTTACACTAGTGGTTGGTGATGaccctgatgatgatgatctgcTTCTGTTCCTCAGGTGCGGGAGAAGTTCCTCAACATGATCAAGGACATGAACATCGCCAACGAGTCTGTCATGATGAACACTCCCCTGGACAAGATGCGTATCATGTTGGAGAACAACtataaggtgtgtgtggtggttgtggtaaagAGGACcagattctgaaacacttctgtgctgcacctccactgctttcagaAGGCTCTTGTTGAAATTCACTTGTTTAtgagtttttaaggatatttttatggttctagtgacagacatGGTGAAGTTATAcagatttttaaggatgtttttatacttctagtgacagattagaaagatttctttattattatacattgttaacagaagaaacactcttgagaactcatgcaatcatctctgtggcctttgaacatAGTCTTGGTGATATTACATAGGTTTTAGATATGTTTTTACACCTCTAGTGACAGAGTAaaaagatttcttcattattaacagagaaacactcttgagaacctggttaatcatctctgtggcttttgaaaaataGTTGTGATGAGAAAGCACAGTGTTTCTGAATGCAGATCAGAGCCTCCCTGAGTGTTGCATTGGATAGGGGTGGTAGTAGCAGTTGATGTGTGATGGGTAGAAGGGCATGGATGATGGGAAATGATGGGGTGTtgaatgaaagatgaaggaaggatagtGAATGATGAATGGTAATTGACATGATGAAAAGTAGATATGAATGACATAATGAGTGAATGGTGAGTGACAAACAAAGAAGGATAAATGGTGGATGACAGATAAGAATGACAACAGAATACCAGCAGCAAAGACAACAAAGATAAAGacaacaagaaataaacaagtaatgtgtaacaaaggaaaacaaaactaacaCAAACTGACAGATGACAAAAACCACAACTAGCAAAGATGACCAACAAACTTAACAAAGACAAGAGAAGCACAGTGAcactccatcttctctcctctccaacaGATGGCCCAGACACAGCACAAACTGGACTCCCCAAAGGAATATATTGAGTACCTGCGGCGTGATGACCTGAGCCCCAAGGCGATTGTCAAGACCCTGGAGACTCTGCAAGTGGCTCTCCGCAGCAACAAAATCACATGGTTGCAGGAGTTTGCTCACAGTGGCCTTCGTGTGTTGCTTTCCATCCTCAATGAGTGTTACCGAGGGTAGGTGACTCATGCTTTGTGTTGCTTTTGGTCtgtcatctttttcctcttgtgtgATGGCACTTGGTTCtattctgtttgtcttttctcttctgttttcttctctgaTTTAGCCTTGTTTGTgggcttttatttttgttgtattcatgtctgtctcttgtttgttttgtgtgcttACTTTTATCTCATGTCTGTCATTCttgtgtctccttttttttttcattttatttattttctctctctctctctctctctctctctctctctctctctctctctctctctctctctctctctctctctctctctctctctctctctctctctctctctctctctctattttattttatttctctattttatttattttatttctctctctctctctctctctctctctctctctctctctctctctctctctctctctctctctctctctctctctctctctctctcttattttatttctctttattttatttattttactttctctctctctctctctctctctctctctctctctctctctctctctctctctctctctctctctctctctctctctctctctctctctctctctctctctctctctctctctctctctctctctctctctctctgttgtcttccttcttcttatcacTTCTGTGATGAAGTGTGATTCTTGTGATGAGGTGTGATTCTTGTCTCTTGTTCTTTTGCTGCATGAATGCAAATGAATCTTAATTCACAAACATTCAGTGTAAAAATTTTTAGTTATCAATAGAATACTTTTTGTTTGTTCCAGTTTATAAATACAGAAATTACATTTTATGAATAAGGCCTCAAAGAAGTTGCATCAACATGTTATTTAGAATGCATTGTATAGAGAAAAATTCTTTGTTCCCAAATTTGTAGATTTTCTATTTaagaaatattttaaaaaaTGTCACATTTGTAAATTCagattcttttgtatatttcttgACCTCATATCTCATGCCTACAACCAAGAGGTATGCTGAATAATGAAGTGCATGCCATGCATCTGTGCTTCTGGTGTTTGTGTTAAATGAACAGCAATTTTGTCAACTTTGTGTTAAATGAATGGCAATTTTTTCAGGTTGAGTGTCCTAAGAGAATTTTGTATCAACAACCATTCAGCATGAAGTTCTTTGCACAGTCATGGTCATAAATCAATTAAGAGATTCATAACTATAGAGGTTTGACTCAGACCAACTCTTAAGCTTAGAATTGTGCTTAACTTCCCAAGTTGTGCTGAGCCTAGGTCTTAAGGTGCCAAAAATTTAAGACAGATCTGGACATAGCTTAACTTTAGGAGTTATGCTAAGACTAAGTTAACCAAAGATGGTCAACATTTGAGCCTGAGGTTGCCACCTCAAGAATTATCAACCTCATATGGATGTTCTCAATGCCCTGAATGACACTAAACTATTGGACATATATAGACTAGACCtgcaggagtgttatttgtgacagaTTTGGCGGGAGATGCCTTGGAAAGGTTGACAGGAAGGAGTGATGCGCTGACACtagtaattaaaataataattatagtgcTATTTAGTTAATGGCCATCAGTCCAGCTGGATTTCCTCTGTTGGCCTTTTCTGCCATACAGATCATCATCTTGTCCATActagagaaaaaagacagtaaaGGAGGCATTGTTGAGTGGGAGTGGTTGGGCAATGGTGGCTCAAGGACATAAACACTGAGACAAAATACACATACCTTGTGCGGGATCTAATATGTTTATTAAAAACACAAATGTAAGTGTTCGTATCCTTACAAAGTTGGtgataaattattattttttgttatttaatcaaaaaaatgtaaaaagcttGTATTATCAACTTGAAATTGAGAAATATaaaattttactgttttgctcTTTGACCATTTCATACTGGGGCTTAAGAGTTTGGCTTAACACAATTTTAAGCATGCTTAGGAGATAAGCACAAGACTGAGGAGACTGAGATGAACTCTGGGAATCTTTTTTAATACGTCCCCACCCTCATTTCAgctgtgtttagtgtttttccCTTGGTCTTAAGTTTTAAATGTGTTTGGAATCTGATGGTTGtctactctctctttcttaagaTCATCATCAGCTGAAATAAGGACTCATGATTAAAGTAAAACTAAGACATGATGGAAAGGAATGTGGAAAGCTATACAACTTCTAGCTATGACTGAACCATTTTTTGCTGCATTGAAATTCTTATGTTGCCTTTCATTAAAAATCTTTACTTTGCTTGATGCATATTTTTATCTAAagttgtaaatttttttttataatagttATCAAGGAATTATTGATAATAGCACCTGTAGTATTTGATGAAACCTTTGCACAGTTCACTGTTAGGAGTATGAGATGCTTTTGCTGAATTATGACTGCCATGGAACAGAGGTACAGAAGTACACCTGGGAGGGAATATTTAGGGAAAGTCTATCATACAGTGGACCTTCAGTTTTTCaaactttaatttttcttgttttggaaACTCAGATAGAATCTtgatgtgaaaaaaattgaaatcaaGTAAACTACAAATCTAATTTTGTGTTATTGCAATGCCATTACATAGGCTTAAAAATCATTATTCTGGATCTGTGCCATAAATCCATCATAAACATTTTCTTACTGTTTGTCATATTTTAATTGTTAAAGTACaagatttttaaatatttttaacaATCTGCTCCCCATGCCATTGAGGCCCACGTTCAgaaactctttgctctctcaccaccactattttcataagtcaaagatgattagctgggttcttaagagtgtttatcccatttataatgtagaaattcttaatttttcatttgaaccataaaaatatttaaaaaacctATGTGATTTCAACTAGAGCGTTTTGAACGTAGTTGAGGTGCaggcagaagcgtttcagaatatggttcttaAGCCCAGAAAATTTAGGGTTCATCGTGTGTGAAATAGGTCTTgtaacagctgtgtgtgtgtgtgtgtgtgtgtgtgtttgtgtttagctACTCAAATTCATGTATCGTGCAGTCACAAGTCtaagtcttgtttttttctctaaatcATTTCATGTTTCCTGTGCCTGTAAATATTTATGAAACATTaaccacatttttcttttctttttgtctatgATTTCATTACCTAGTTAACTGCAAAGGtgagtaattttttatttatttgagaaccactggtGTAAGCAATTAAGGAcagagaaatgggagagaataagaaaggcaGAGATCAgtagaataaaggaggagaggaaggtataAGAATTATTAATGCATGGGAGAAATGTAGAAGGAattgatgagagaaaagagaaggaggatgaagagggatCACAGAGAGTTAGCAGAAGTATTCACTCACCTTCACCTGTATTAGTACACAGCCCAAGAAAACACTAATCATTTGATGGTACTGCTGATGTTTTGCATTTCTTTTGCTTAATTGCACATGGAAGTTTgtgttttaataatgttcttataAATTTAGGTGAATCACAATTTGTGAATATGATGTTATAATAGCATGCACAAGTTGAAAATGTATAAAGTAAGAACACAATATATTTTGGATTTTCTATTTTAGTGCATTTTCAGATTTTGATCTCTAAATGTGAATCCTGCTGTCAGACTGGGACAAAGGTTAAAATGGTATTTAATATGCAAATTTGAGGAATCTGTGAATCCAGAGTTGGTAAAAGCTATTTGCTTGCAACTGTTTGTACTTGGTGGTTTGTTAATATGGTGGGAAGTTTGTTGGAATTGTTTGCCTTGAATTGCTTCAgtactcttttcttgtaggtgACTGTGCATGTGTGACACTCCAGTCTTAAGTAATTTGTTGCAGTAAGTTTTGATCATGAGTTTCTTCACTGAGTTGCTTATTGACATGATGTAAATTACACCATTAATTCACTTTAAAAATCAATGTTTCACTTATGTAACTTATATTCTAATCAGTCTGCCAAAATGAAGCAGTTATTTGTATTAATGAGATCGTTTTTCTGTTGCAGCGGTAACAACAACCGCCAGTGGGACAACATCCAGTTTGAGGCCATCAAATGTTTGAAGGTGATTTGTAACAATATTGCTGGTATCAAGGAGTTCTTCAGGCAGTCTGAAGGTTTCACCCTCCTGGCCCAGAGTCTGAACCCCTCTAAGCCAAACATCATGCTGGAAGTGCTGCGCCTCATGAGCAGCTTCTGCCTCCCTCTGTGGCAGCAGGACGGGCTGGACGGCCACAGGGAGGTGCTGGACGCCATCACCATTGTTGGGGAGCTGAAGAAACAGGAGCGCTTCACTCCGATCATCATGGGCCTGGGGATGCAGGACAATGACCTCCTCcgcctcaactgtctctccatGGTCAACTCCATCATCAACTTTGTTCCCGATGACAACCTGGACTTCCGGCTACACCTGCGCAATGAGTTCATGCGGACAGGACTGCACGACCTGCTGGAAATCCTGGAGAGCAGTGAGCATGTAGACATGAGGAAGCAACTGGAGGTGTTCCACAAGTCTCGCCTGGAAGACTTCGAGGATTGGCAGGATCGCTTCATGATCCACGTGGATGAGATGGACGATCTTGAACGCTGCTTTGAAGTGCTCAAGAACCAGGTGCAGGACTCTAATTGTGAGACGCCAATGttgtccatcctgcagcaccTGGCCTTCATCAGGGATGATGAGAACTCCCGCTCTGCCTACTATAAGCTGATTGAGGAGTGCATATCACAGATAGTCCTGCACCGCAATGGCTGTGACCCAGACTTCAGGGCCACCAAGCGGTTTGAGATCAAGGTGGACCAGCTGCTGGACCAGTTCAAAGAGGAGACGCGCACCAAGAATGAGAAGGTGACATCGGAGTACCAGGCCCAGCTTGAGAACGCCCTCACTAAGAACCAGAAACTGGAGGCTGAGCTGGCCCTGGCCAAGTCCCAGCTGGAGGAGGCCATGCGCACTGGTGGCGAGGTGGCCAAAAAGGGTGGCTTGCCTGTTGTTCCTGGCCTGGAGCAGAGGATTGctggcccaccaccaccaccaccaccacccggcgCTGgcggaccaccaccaccaccaccacctccaggcaTGGGaggtcctccaccaccaccaccaatgcctGGCATGGGAGgacccccacctccccccccaCTGCCTGGTATGGGGGgacctcctcccccacctccacccccaGGCATGGGtggtcctccccctcctccaccacccccagGTATGGGtggaccaccacctcctcccctgccaGGCATGGGAGGTCCCCCACCACCGCCAGGAATGGGTCCACCAGGCTTCCCCCGCATGCCCTGCGCCCCGGCACTGCCCTTCGGCATGACCCTCAAGAGAACCATGAAGCCGCCAGCACAAACCAAGCGGCTGCAGTGGAGCAAGCTGGTACCAACGCGCATGAGCGAGAACAGCCTGTGGGTGCGGCTCAACAAGAAGGACTCGGCCATCCGCCAGGAAGTGCTGAAGGACCTCAGTGAGCAGTTTGCAGTGAAGCAGGTGCGGCGGAAGGATCCTGAGCAGACAGAGAAGCCGGCCAAACGGGACAAGGAGCTGAGGGTGCTGGACCAGAAAACCAACCAGAACCTGTCCATTGCTCTCAGGGGACAGTTCAAGCACATGAGTGTAGATGATGTCCGGCTGGCCATCCTGCAGTGCGATGAGTCCATCCTGTGCACAGACTCAGAGGGCAAGCCTGATGCGGCCACTCTGCAGACCCTGATAGTATCTCTGCCAGACCACGATGTCATCAACAAGGTGGTGGCACTGGAGGAACCCGGGGACGACCTGGCTGAGGGTGAGCTGTTCCTGCACCGCATTGGCCGCATCAAGAAGCTGGTGCCACTGCTCAGGAATATGGCCTTCAAGACAGAGTATCCTGCACTGGTCAAGGAGACGCGCCTTGACATTGTCAACACAAAGGCCGCCCTTGATGAGCTGTCCAACTCCAAGAAGTTTGAACGTGTGCTGGCATACATCCTGGAGTTTGGTAATGTGCTCAACTCAGGCTCCAAGAATGCTGACACTGTGGGCTTTGATATCAGTTTCCTTCCCAAACTTTCTAATACCAAAAATGCTGATGGACACACCTTGCTCCATTACCTTGCTGACACACTCAtgagggaggaggcagagagtTCAGACTTTGAGGACGGACTCCTCCACTTTGCTGATGCAGAGAGAGTCAATGTTGATGTGGTGAAAGCAAACATTgataagatgaagaaggaaattaaaaacattgGCAATGACCTGCAGAGGCACACCAAGCAGGACCcagaggacaggtgtgtgtgcgtgtgtgtgtgtgtgtgtgtgtgtgtgtgtgtgtgtgtgtgtgtgtgtgtgtgtgtgtgtgtgtttttctttgtgtttgttttatgttcTCATCTGCTGATCTTACCTAATGATTTAGGAATTTGAAGCCTCTTTTTTGTGCTTATCTTtagatttatgatttttttttttttcagtgtgtgtgtgtgtgtgtgtgtgtgtgtgtgtgtgtgtgtgtgtgtgtgtgtgtgtgtgtgtctgtgtgtgtgtgtggggttctCCCACTTCTGTTATCTTCCAAAGTTCTGATTAATATGAACGCagtatattatttttcatgttttgtgagCCAGGTGATCCCACTCTGTTAAAAACTGGTTTTCCTGACAGGTTCAAGGAGAAGTTTGAGGAGTTCTACCATGATGCAGAGAAGGACATAGCACTCTTGGAAACAGAGTTTGACATGATGCAGAAGAAGTATGAGTATGTGGctgaactgtttacttttgATGTCAACAAGTACTCACAGGAGGAGTTCTTCAGGGACATCAACAGATTCATAGTTTCATACAAGGTGGGTTAGTGGGTTGGTGGTGTAAGATGTAATGAACTATGTGGTGTAACATTGcattacatatacatatataaatacatcaGCACCCTGCTCATGGTGTACTTGGATGTGTGTAACCATGGCATGAAGTGATACTTgaaccagtattcagaaacactttgctctcttaccatgactgttttcaaaggttacagagatgattggttctcaagagtgctcctgtagaaatgttaatctcactagaaccataaaaacatccttaaaacccaCATAATTTCAACTAGCGGCTTTTTGAAAGTATTAGAGGTTCGGtaaaaaagtgtttcagaatatggtccttgtTTTCTGGCTTTGGTTGAAAAACATTGAGGTATCTTGGCTCAAACAACCATTGAGTACCACATGTTGCTAATATGACCTTGGCTTCAATACTCATCTGAGCTTTCTGGTGTGACTATTTTATGAATGTGTTTCCGAGGTGTTCATGGAGACATGGCTTGGTAGTGCCCTGTGGAATCCTGTCATGGCCACACTGTTAAGGATATGTGGTTTCTGGATGTTTATTGTTTCTGTTAAATGTGAATGAATAGAAGTTATCTTTTCTATGAACTGGTTTTCTTTGTATTGGTATAAATAGATGCCACCCAATATGTGATGTATAAAGTTGGGTATGATCATGTGCTTTTGTATTAAGCTGATCTAATGTGTTAACacttgctgattttctttgctCTGCAGTTTGGGAGTGTTGTGTTGGTGCTGAAAGATGCAGACATGTTACACACAACACCTAAACTAAATtgtataacttttttctttttcttttctgctacaTTTGTTAACAAggtatctgtcttttttttatttttatgttatatTCAAGGTGAATGTTTATATCAGTGGAAAGTTGATAGATCCTGTACATCACTTATTATTGATGCTTCTAATCCTTGCctcttttgatatgtttaatgttatcactattatcacatttcctatatagagtatgTGTtccagatagagagagaaagactggaTAAAGATAATGCAATGCTGAcaagaatttgagagagagagagagagagagagagagagagagagagagagagagagagagagagagagagagagagagagagagagagagagagggggggggggaggacaGATTAAAAAGGCCTTATAGACAACCATCCccaagcagcaacaacaacaaaaacaacagtaacattTCTCTGGCAACAGACTGCAAAGGAGCAAATcatcaaggaggaggacaagcgGCGCAGGGACCAGGAGGCACGGGAGAGAGCTGAGAGGGAGAAGGCAGAGAGGGCCGAGAGGGACACAAGACAGAGGGCGCTGCATGATGTGACCAATGACCAGAGCAACACAGAGGTGATGGATCAGCTGGTGCAACTCATCAACACAGGACAAGCATTTGACGTAATGGGGGCTGGGCGCAGGCGACGACCGGGCAAGACCACAGGTTAGTGCAAGGCCAGCTGGAAGTGTTGGTTTGTGTATGTTGTGTCTGTGTTCATCTGCTGTGCccctcttctctgtcttcctttttttttctcttttttttttttatgcatctgTTTAGTTTTCAGTGTATTGcagtcttcttgtcttctttccacttgtatattttctttgttttatttatttcatgtttgtttaattttctgtaTACATATCTCAATTTTCATATGTTCATggtgtttattcattttattattgttatagtcatttttttttttttttactttgttctaTTTCTTGTATTACtgtcttttcctgttttgttctttcttcattatttgtcTGTATCTTGTACTCTCAATACTTATTTTCCCTTTAGTGTACCAGACTAATCACATGTTCTTATTTTGCTTTAACAACTTATGTGTATAATATAGATGAGGATGAACTTAGAAATATATGGAGAGAAGTTTTGGTGGGGTAGCCTGGAATAGATGACCACCTGTTGGGGATAGTGGAAGGGAGACTTAGAGGCTGGTGATAGTATCCACATTGTCACTCCTGGGAAACTGTTGTATCGTAGAGAAATAGTGGAGAGATGAGTCACTACTGTGGTGACCAGTGATGAGAACACTGATAGTGGAAGTGCCATGTTAGGGGAACTTAGTGAGATTGGCTACAAGGATGAGATAAGTAGGCCTGTGAATGCTGATCATAGTGTTTTAGGTGCCAAAGATGGTGAATATTGCatggggaagtgaaggagtAAGTCTTTTCACATTCAGCATAGCTCTTTGTGGTCAAGACAAGTAAAGAAGTGTATGTTGGTACAGGATAAACTTTAGAGTGAAAGAAGTGATAGAAACATGCCAGGTATTCTAGATCACTGGTTCTCAATTGGGAGGGGACGCATCCCCTTGGGGGAGCACGGACACTCTCCTTGGGGAGGGGTGTACAAGCACAggatggggaggggaaaaaaatcacagaaaatcACAGGCTCACTGGCTATTAGTACAAAGGAGATGCAGCAAGggatatctatctatctatctgtggtGGCATAGTTGGGGAGGTGGTTGACAGGTTGGCACAGGGAAGAGGGTGGGGGGGGCCCCCAACTGCAATGAACCAGTTTTGGTAGGGCCCAGCCTGCAAAAGTTTGTGAACCCCTGTTCTAGATTATAGCTAGAAAATTGTACATTGTTTGATGGAAGTACAACTCAAACAGTGAATTCACTAGATTCTTTTAGTAGTCTTAATTTTCCAGTGGAAAGAAAGCTAGAGCCAGTGACATACATTTTACAGAAAATGTTACGATTGTAAAATGAAACAAGAGGAATAAATTGTATTAGCCTCATCCACCTTGCAGCTACTGCTTGTTTCCTGTGGCTTGAACCCTGATGTAGTGTAGTGAGTGTTGTGTAGTAGGTGTCGTTGTGTGTGCcttgatgtgtgtgttgtgttgtagtcATGTAGTAATTTAATGTTGCCCCAGGAGTTGATGTTTAGAGAAGAGAATTACCATGACATAATGGACAAAACATTCAGCCTTGTTGTGTGTACAGAATTGTTTTCCATGCAGCATTTCAGCAATGAGTGAAGAATAATTTTGTCCATTGAAGTCTTGAGTGCttgaacaaaacaataatacactGGAGTTTGTTGCTTTATTCTTTATAGTAGTACCTTTAGTGTTGATGCATCTAGAAATGTTCCTAACCATTTGATTTCCAGCAGAATTATTATTTGTTTCCCTTCTAGACTCTTTACTCTGCCATGCTTTACCTGTGATAGAGACTTTAGTTCAGTGATGTAGTGATGATTTGAGAATTTCATTGTGTGATTCAGTGCCTTGTCATGAGCTGAATGGGGGAAATTAAGTGGATTTCTTCTCAGTTTTTTGTTGCTATgtgcaaatgaaaaaaaatagttaaagatGAGCATTACGACATTATCAAAAGTTGTAAATGTGTTTTTGTTGCCATGTGGCACCAAGAGAGCAAGTAAGCCAGTAAGATGTAAATATGTAACTATTGCTCAACTGAAGAGATTAAAACAGTGACAGTACTGCCATTAAGTTATTAAT
It encodes the following:
- the LOC135092121 gene encoding protein diaphanous-like isoform X3 codes for the protein MSKNDKSKSQSFLNKMDKMLTGTSKKKVPNKERVSNLPRPNSDLELNEMEEDQYYLDNLADEEVREKFLNMIKDMNIANESVMMNTPLDKMRIMLENNYKMAQTQHKLDSPKEYIEYLRRDDLSPKAIVKTLETLQVALRSNKITWLQEFAHSGLRVLLSILNECYRGGNNNRQWDNIQFEAIKCLKVICNNIAGIKEFFRQSEGFTLLAQSLNPSKPNIMLEVLRLMSSFCLPLWQQDGLDGHREVLDAITIVGELKKQERFTPIIMGLGMQDNDLLRLNCLSMVNSIINFVPDDNLDFRLHLRNEFMRTGLHDLLEILESSEHVDMRKQLEVFHKSRLEDFEDWQDRFMIHVDEMDDLERCFEVLKNQVQDSNCETPMLSILQHLAFIRDDENSRSAYYKLIEECISQIVLHRNGCDPDFRATKRFEIKVDQLLDQFKEETRTKNEKVTSEYQAQLENALTKNQKLEAELALAKSQLEEAMRTGGEVAKKGGLPVVPGLEQRIAGPPPPPPPPGAGGPPPPPPPPGMGGPPPPPPMPGMGGPPPPPPLPGMGGPPPPPPPPGMGGPPPPPPPPGMGGPPPPPLPGMGGPPPPPGMGPPGFPRMPCAPALPFGMTLKRTMKPPAQTKRLQWSKLVPTRMSENSLWVRLNKKDSAIRQEVLKDLSEQFAVKQVRRKDPEQTEKPAKRDKELRVLDQKTNQNLSIALRGQFKHMSVDDVRLAILQCDESILCTDSEGKPDAATLQTLIVSLPDHDVINKVVALEEPGDDLAEGELFLHRIGRIKKLVPLLRNMAFKTEYPALVKETRLDIVNTKAALDELSNSKKFERVLAYILEFGNVLNSGSKNADTVGFDISFLPKLSNTKNADGHTLLHYLADTLMREEAESSDFEDGLLHFADAERVNVDVVKANIDKMKKEIKNIGNDLQRHTKQDPEDRFKEKFEEFYHDAEKDIALLETEFDMMQKKYEYVAELFTFDVNKYSQEEFFRDINRFIVSYKTAKEQIIKEEDKRRRDQEARERAEREKAERAERDTRQRALHDVTNDQSNTEVMDQLVQLINTGQAFDVMGAGRRRRPGKTTGRSQLVHCGREKGPDESQPFSLRANHAVSH
- the LOC135092121 gene encoding protein diaphanous-like isoform X2, yielding MSKNDKSKSQSFLNKMDKMLTGTSKKKVPNKERVSNLPRPNSDLELNEMEEDQYYLDNLADEEVREKFLNMIKDMNIANESVMMNTPLDKMRIMLENNYKMAQTQHKLDSPKEYIEYLRRDDLSPKAIVKTLETLQVALRSNKITWLQEFAHSGLRVLLSILNECYRGGNNNRQWDNIQFEAIKCLKVICNNIAGIKEFFRQSEGFTLLAQSLNPSKPNIMLEVLRLMSSFCLPLWQQDGLDGHREVLDAITIVGELKKQERFTPIIMGLGMQDNDLLRLNCLSMVNSIINFVPDDNLDFRLHLRNEFMRTGLHDLLEILESSEHVDMRKQLEVFHKSRLEDFEDWQDRFMIHVDEMDDLERCFEVLKNQVQDSNCETPMLSILQHLAFIRDDENSRSAYYKLIEECISQIVLHRNGCDPDFRATKRFEIKVDQLLDQFKEETRTKNEKVTSEYQAQLENALTKNQKLEAELALAKSQLEEAMRTGGEVAKKGGLPVVPGLEQRIAGPPPPPPPPGAGGPPPPPPPPGMGGPPPPPPMPGMGGPPPPPPLPGMGGPPPPPPPPGMGGPPPPPPPPGMGGPPPPPLPGMGGPPPPPGMGPPGFPRMPCAPALPFGMTLKRTMKPPAQTKRLQWSKLVPTRMSENSLWVRLNKKDSAIRQEVLKDLSEQFAVKQVRRKDPEQTEKPAKRDKELRVLDQKTNQNLSIALRGQFKHMSVDDVRLAILQCDESILCTDSEGKPDAATLQTLIVSLPDHDVINKVVALEEPGDDLAEGELFLHRIGRIKKLVPLLRNMAFKTEYPALVKETRLDIVNTKAALDELSNSKKFERVLAYILEFGNVLNSGSKNADTVGFDISFLPKLSNTKNADGHTLLHYLADTLMREEAESSDFEDGLLHFADAERVNVDVVKANIDKMKKEIKNIGNDLQRHTKQDPEDRFKEKFEEFYHDAEKDIALLETEFDMMQKKYEYVAELFTFDVNKYSQEEFFRDINRFIVSYKTAKEQIIKEEDKRRRDQEARERAEREKAERAERDTRQRALHDVTNDQSNTEVMDQLVQLINTGQAFDVMGAGRRRRPGKTTAERRAQMNRSRSRSGLITQSPTSNKEIKLEGMDIDVENQPARPSRPRTRRPGLPTGLESRDRNFGQQNENGNDSSDALLQRLREL